A part of Arachis hypogaea cultivar Tifrunner chromosome 12, arahy.Tifrunner.gnm2.J5K5, whole genome shotgun sequence genomic DNA contains:
- the LOC140177162 gene encoding uncharacterized protein: MSWLPFPPGSQKITEIIKKRYDKPYKEFGDVLLPTKKLWFKEWKSHFLIDDDDDEFFWRAFKYRTSKRFSQMMSDIREGVDTTHEWLILSYKKVLERYWETYEKWKNIRKKARENRASLLGGSVHCGGSIPLSSTIERMKKQLGRTPTHEEVFKETHTLKSDKSKWVDKRSQDTHEKFIKKLAEVQAQHAEAQAQGMELQPIDEDLIWEEVCGGQKKNRVYGKGSFFSSFIKSGTTSANFVSERAPRNQNSVPDLREQIHNLNEELFQCVTQQTDERISKLLDTRLAPLEKTQKKLEKLERAIGKANKEKLKQKRWNEAYVSYYEKVRASSSSSAVPLPPPPPPPSIWKIRLKVRRLWEMDRKFTKGKFVGNWKRAQHAKVEQ; the protein is encoded by the exons ATGAG TTGGTTACCTTTTCCTCCTGGTTCTCAGAAGATTACAGAGATCATCAAGAAACGATATGATAAACCGTACAAAGAGTTTGGAGATGTCCTTCTTCCGACAAAGAAGCTTTGGTTTAAGGAGTGGAAG AGCCACTTtcttattgatgatgatgatgatgagtttttCTGGAGGGCTTTCAAGTATAGGACAAGTAAGCGATTTAGCCAAATGATGTCAGATATCCGTGAGGGTGTGGATACAACCCACGAATGGCTAATTCTTTCTTACAAAAAGGTGTTGGAAAGGTACTGGGAAACATATGAGAaatggaaaaatataagaaaaaaagcaAGAGAGAATCGAGCGTCACTCTTAGGTGGTTCTGTCCATTGCGGTGGTTCTATTCCATTGAGCTCAACTATAGAGAGGATG AAGAAGCAGTTGGGCCGTACACCAACCCACGAGGAGGTCTTCAAAGAAACCCACACACTTAAAAGTGACAAGTCTAAATGGGTGGACAAGCGCTCTCAAGACACTCAT GAGAAGTTTATAAAAAAGTTGGCAGAAGTTCAGGCTCAACATGCCGAGGCTCAAGCACAGGGAATGGAGCTACAACCAATTGATGAAGACTTGATTTGGGAGGAAGTGTGTGGTGGGCAAAAGAAGAATCGAGTTTATGGAAAAGGGTCATTCTTTTCTAGCTTTATCAAGTCTGGAACCACTTCTGCCAATTTTGTATCTGAAAGAGCACCAAGAAATCAAAATTCTGTTCCTGATTTGCGAGAACAGATTCATAATCTCAATGAAGAGCTTTTTCAGTGTGTTACTCAACAAACAGATGAGCGTATTAGTAAGTTGTTAGATACACGCTTGGctcctttggaaaagactcaaaagaaattagaaaagttGGAACGGGCAATTGGAAAGGCCAACAAGGAAAAGCTGAAACAGAAGAGATGGAATGAGGCTTATGTTAGCTATTATGAGAAGGTTAGAGCGTCAAGTAGTTCTAGTGCAGTTCCACTACCACCGCCACCGCCGCCGCCCTCAAT atggaaaatccgtctgaaaGTGCGTCGCCTTTGGGAAATGGATAGAAAATTTACAAAGGGAAAAttcgtcggtaactg gaaaagaGCTCAACACGCTAAGGTGGAGCAATAG